From one Paenibacillus sp. FSL K6-1330 genomic stretch:
- the frr gene encoding ribosome recycling factor: MPQSVKKNAEERMEKAILSLKRDLATLRAGRAAPALLDRITVEYYGAPTPLNQLANISTPDSRTLMIQPWDKSSLADIEKAIMKSDVGLTPANDGNQIRLVVPALTEERRTELVKMTKKFGEEAKVAIRNIRRDANDDIKKLEKTDISEDESRRHQEDIQKATDKFIAEVDKVLVAKEKEIMEV, encoded by the coding sequence ATGCCGCAATCGGTGAAAAAGAATGCAGAAGAACGCATGGAAAAAGCGATCCTGTCTTTGAAGCGTGACCTGGCAACGCTGCGCGCAGGACGGGCAGCACCAGCGCTACTCGACCGGATCACGGTGGAATACTACGGAGCACCAACCCCGCTGAATCAGCTGGCTAACATCAGCACGCCGGACTCCAGAACGCTCATGATCCAGCCTTGGGACAAGTCGTCCTTGGCCGATATCGAGAAAGCGATCATGAAATCGGATGTCGGATTGACGCCGGCGAATGATGGTAATCAAATTCGCCTCGTCGTACCTGCACTGACAGAAGAGCGCAGAACCGAGCTGGTGAAAATGACGAAGAAATTCGGCGAGGAAGCGAAAGTGGCCATCCGCAACATTCGCCGTGATGCCAACGACGACATCAAAAAATTGGAGAAAACAGATATTTCCGAGGACGAGTCCCGGAGACATCAGGAAGATATCCAAAAAGCGACGGATAAATTTATCGCAGAAGTCGACAAAGTCCTCGTTGCTAAAGAAAAAGAGATTATGGAAGTATAA
- the pyrH gene encoding UMP kinase, translating into MEQPVYKRVILKVSGESLSGQNGYGIDAETISSIAEQVREVVELGVEVAIVCGGGNIWRGIAGSANGIDRATADYMGMLATVMNSLALQDALEQIDVPTRVQTSISMQQIAEPYIRRRAIRHLEKGRVVIFAAGTGNPYFSTDTTAALRAAEIEAEVILMAKNKVDGVYSADPFKDETAEKYEQLTYLDVLNKNLGVMDSTASSLCMDNNIPLIVFAITEQGNIKRVVLGEKIGTIVKGSVD; encoded by the coding sequence TTGGAACAGCCTGTATATAAACGAGTGATATTGAAAGTCAGTGGGGAATCCCTTTCAGGGCAGAATGGATATGGTATTGATGCTGAGACGATCTCATCGATCGCTGAGCAGGTTCGTGAGGTTGTCGAGCTTGGTGTGGAGGTCGCGATCGTGTGCGGCGGCGGAAACATCTGGCGCGGTATTGCTGGCAGCGCGAACGGAATAGACCGTGCAACAGCAGATTATATGGGGATGTTGGCAACGGTGATGAACTCTTTGGCATTGCAAGATGCTTTGGAGCAGATCGACGTGCCGACTCGGGTGCAAACCTCTATCTCCATGCAGCAAATTGCGGAGCCGTATATTCGCCGTAGAGCCATTCGGCATTTGGAAAAAGGCCGTGTCGTTATTTTCGCGGCAGGAACAGGTAACCCCTACTTCTCCACCGATACGACTGCAGCGCTTCGCGCAGCGGAAATCGAAGCAGAAGTGATTCTCATGGCGAAGAACAAGGTGGACGGAGTGTACTCCGCTGATCCATTTAAGGATGAAACTGCCGAGAAGTACGAGCAGCTGACGTATCTAGACGTATTGAACAAAAACCTTGGGGTAATGGACTCTACAGCTTCATCGTTATGTATGGACAACAACATCCCGCTCATCGTCTTCGCTATTACGGAGCAAGGTAATATCAAGCGCGTCGTTCTGGGCGAGAAAATCGGAACGATCGTCAAAGGGAGTGTAGATTAA
- the tsf gene encoding translation elongation factor Ts: MAVTASAVKELRERTGAGMLDCKKALDETNGDIDKAVAVLREKGLSAAANKAGRIATEGVVESYIHGGGRIGVLVEINCETDFVGKTDQFKEFARDIAMHIAAANPKYVRREEVPTEELEKEKEILKNQALNEGKPEKIVEKMVEGRINKYYEEYCLLEQSFIKDPDKTINTLLNEKISTIGENISIRRFARFELGEGLEKKQENFAEEVMSQVNK, translated from the coding sequence ATGGCAGTAACAGCTAGTGCGGTAAAAGAACTTCGCGAAAGAACAGGCGCGGGCATGCTGGATTGCAAAAAAGCGCTGGATGAAACAAATGGTGATATCGACAAAGCGGTCGCAGTACTTCGCGAAAAAGGTTTGTCTGCAGCAGCTAACAAAGCTGGACGTATTGCAACTGAAGGCGTTGTCGAGTCTTATATTCACGGCGGCGGACGAATCGGCGTTCTCGTTGAAATCAACTGTGAAACCGACTTCGTAGGTAAAACAGATCAATTCAAAGAGTTTGCTCGCGATATCGCGATGCATATTGCCGCTGCAAACCCTAAATATGTTCGTCGCGAAGAAGTGCCAACGGAAGAGCTTGAGAAAGAAAAAGAAATTTTGAAAAACCAAGCCCTGAACGAAGGCAAGCCTGAAAAAATCGTTGAAAAAATGGTTGAAGGCCGCATCAACAAATACTATGAAGAGTATTGCTTGCTTGAGCAATCCTTCATCAAAGATCCTGACAAAACGATCAACACGCTGCTTAACGAAAAAATCAGCACGATCGGTGAGAACATCTCCATCCGTCGTTTTGCTCGTTTTGAACTTGGCGAAGGCTTGGAGAAAAAACAAGAAAACTTCGCTGAAGAAGTTATGTCCCAGGTGAATAAATAA
- the rpsB gene encoding 30S ribosomal protein S2: protein MAVISMKQLLEAGVHFGHQTRRWNPKMDKFIFTERNGIYIIDLQKTVKKVEEAFNFVKNVAGENGTILFVGTKKQAQDSVKEEAERCGMYYINQRWLGGTLTNFETIQKRINRLKQLEAWEEDGTFQVLPKKEVILLRKEKDRLEKFLGGIKNMKGLPSALFVIDPRKERIAVAEARKLGIPIVGIVDTNCDPDEIDYVIPGNDDAIRAVKLLTGKMADAVVEAHQGEETTA, encoded by the coding sequence ATGGCAGTAATTTCCATGAAACAGCTTTTGGAAGCTGGCGTACACTTCGGTCACCAGACTCGTCGCTGGAACCCGAAAATGGATAAATTTATCTTCACTGAAAGAAACGGTATCTACATCATCGACCTGCAAAAAACGGTCAAGAAAGTTGAAGAAGCATTCAACTTCGTGAAAAACGTAGCTGGAGAGAACGGTACAATCCTGTTCGTCGGCACGAAAAAACAAGCTCAAGATTCCGTGAAGGAAGAAGCAGAGCGTTGCGGTATGTACTACATCAACCAACGTTGGCTCGGCGGAACTTTGACTAACTTCGAAACGATCCAAAAGCGTATTAACCGCTTGAAGCAGCTCGAAGCTTGGGAAGAGGACGGCACGTTCCAAGTATTGCCTAAGAAAGAGGTTATCCTTCTCCGCAAAGAGAAAGATCGTCTTGAGAAATTCTTGGGTGGTATCAAGAACATGAAGGGTCTTCCAAGCGCATTGTTCGTTATCGATCCTCGCAAAGAGCGTATCGCCGTAGCGGAAGCTCGCAAATTGGGTATCCCAATCGTTGGTATCGTTGATACGAACTGTGATCCGGATGAAATCGACTATGTAATCCCAGGTAACGATGACGCGATTCGCGCTGTTAAATTGTTGACTGGTAAAATGGCCGATGCTGTTGTTGAAGCTCACCAAGGCGAAGAAACAACTGCGTAA
- a CDS encoding endolytic transglycosylase MltG — protein sequence MIKNRTFMMGLGSGLVIGAVLLQLMWIGQGTAASETQELTKEQLMAAAEALDMQVVEGSDELMTAEQWEEKRLGESAGESEEGADPARKTGTDKPEAPQQPEKPEAGVDKKQESTLKVTDPAKPKTPAKAEAPIKVNIPAGNNLSDVANSLLRAGVIDNKQAFINKATEKKINTMIQSGTYSFTAGESYNSIITKITAKPSN from the coding sequence GTGATCAAGAACCGTACATTTATGATGGGCCTGGGGAGCGGTCTCGTGATCGGCGCGGTACTGCTTCAGCTGATGTGGATCGGTCAAGGCACAGCCGCATCGGAGACGCAGGAGTTAACGAAGGAGCAGCTGATGGCTGCAGCGGAAGCTTTGGACATGCAAGTTGTCGAAGGTTCGGACGAGCTGATGACGGCGGAGCAGTGGGAAGAGAAGAGGCTTGGTGAGAGCGCTGGTGAGTCCGAAGAAGGGGCCGATCCTGCACGGAAGACGGGAACGGACAAGCCGGAAGCACCGCAGCAGCCGGAGAAGCCTGAAGCGGGCGTGGATAAGAAACAGGAATCTACTCTCAAAGTGACGGATCCGGCGAAGCCGAAAACGCCAGCCAAAGCGGAAGCGCCTATCAAAGTGAATATTCCAGCTGGAAATAATCTCAGTGATGTGGCAAACAGTCTTTTGCGTGCTGGCGTCATTGATAACAAACAAGCATTCATTAATAAGGCAACCGAGAAAAAGATCAATACCATGATCCAAAGCGGTACATATTCGTTCACAGCAGGCGAGAGCTACAATTCGATCATAACCAAAATCACAGCAAAACCCTCCAACTAG
- a CDS encoding FapA family protein: MSVDYALDQYFSVTLSDDKVVAYIQFTKWEKDFSCSVEALEQFLRSHQIRYGLQHDTLRRIADHAEEYQYSRTPIAMGTEPMHGQNGRIEFTVNFGNETNLKPLEIEDGKVDYKEVIRLNNVKKGQLLATRIPPTKGVPGTAVTGEEIPSKPGKEAHFKVGKNVVVNAEKTAMYAAIDGLLTKTEKGKINVFPVYEINGDVDYSIGNIDFVGTVVIRGNVLTGFRIKAAGDIRVTGFVEGAELEAEGSIDISGGIIGYNKGYVKAGQDVKSSFIQDGNVIAGASVFVSQSIMHSNIRAVRNIECNGMKGLVVGGILQAGEKVVARTIGNSMSTATVIEVGVLPELRNELSDLRAQLKQSLESMDKTDKALYLLNQLASSGHLSPDKLALRIKLNATKKSNMAEQSDIKDRMLEIEKMLEDTGKARVNVVKTIYGGAKIVIGRYTRFVKDPTQRVSFYYHEGDITMVPLL; the protein is encoded by the coding sequence TTGTCTGTAGATTATGCATTGGATCAGTACTTTAGCGTTACGCTATCGGATGACAAGGTCGTCGCCTATATACAGTTCACCAAATGGGAGAAGGATTTCTCTTGTTCTGTAGAAGCTCTTGAACAATTTCTGAGAAGTCACCAGATACGATATGGACTTCAACATGATACGTTGCGGCGAATCGCAGATCATGCGGAGGAATATCAATATAGTAGAACGCCGATTGCAATGGGAACGGAACCTATGCACGGACAGAACGGCAGAATCGAATTTACCGTTAATTTTGGGAATGAGACGAATCTGAAGCCGCTTGAGATCGAAGATGGCAAAGTGGATTATAAAGAAGTGATTCGTTTAAATAATGTAAAGAAGGGGCAGCTGCTTGCCACCCGAATCCCGCCAACGAAGGGAGTCCCTGGAACGGCGGTGACCGGAGAGGAGATTCCGAGCAAACCGGGAAAGGAAGCTCATTTCAAGGTTGGGAAGAACGTCGTTGTTAACGCCGAGAAAACCGCCATGTACGCTGCAATTGACGGACTCCTCACCAAAACCGAAAAGGGAAAAATCAATGTGTTTCCGGTATATGAGATTAACGGAGATGTTGATTACAGTATAGGCAATATCGACTTTGTCGGCACGGTGGTCATTCGCGGCAATGTGCTGACTGGATTCAGAATCAAGGCAGCAGGGGACATCCGAGTCACTGGCTTTGTGGAAGGAGCCGAGCTGGAGGCTGAAGGCTCGATCGATATATCCGGCGGAATCATCGGTTATAACAAGGGTTATGTCAAGGCGGGTCAGGATGTCAAAAGCTCGTTCATCCAGGATGGAAACGTCATAGCCGGCGCTAGCGTATTTGTCTCGCAGAGCATCATGCACTCCAATATCCGGGCGGTCCGGAATATCGAATGCAACGGTATGAAGGGCCTTGTGGTAGGCGGCATTTTGCAGGCGGGTGAAAAAGTGGTTGCCCGAACGATCGGAAACAGCATGTCGACAGCTACCGTAATTGAAGTTGGTGTTCTCCCCGAGCTGCGGAATGAACTGTCGGATCTTAGAGCCCAATTGAAACAGTCATTGGAAAGTATGGATAAAACCGATAAAGCGCTTTATCTTCTGAATCAGTTAGCTTCCTCGGGTCATTTGTCGCCAGACAAGCTGGCGCTGCGAATCAAACTGAATGCCACCAAAAAATCAAACATGGCAGAACAATCCGATATTAAGGACCGAATGCTGGAAATCGAGAAGATGCTTGAGGATACCGGCAAAGCAAGAGTGAATGTGGTAAAGACGATCTACGGCGGTGCCAAAATTGTCATAGGGCGGTATACCCGCTTTGTTAAGGATCCCACGCAGCGGGTTTCTTTTTACTATCATGAAGGGGATATCACTATGGTACCGCTCTTGTAG
- a CDS encoding FliA/WhiG family RNA polymerase sigma factor: MDERKASVLNHADLWSAWKEDGDHEAKKKLIEYHLHIVDYVSSRLAIGLPKNVSKGDLASNGVMGLIDAIEKFDYKRGLQFETYASWRVRGAILDSLRQGDWVPRSVREKAKKIETAYQQLEQKYLRSVSDSEMSDYLDVTEKEFRHMLQEVAVMTLTSLEDPIREEESETRMSLLVDEKAKNPDHKVHEFYLREALMKGIGKLTPKERTVVSLLYYEDLSLSEIAEVMSLSPSRISQLHSKAILRLRGALDKDRDLLMQND; encoded by the coding sequence TTGGACGAACGTAAAGCTTCTGTGCTAAACCATGCGGATTTATGGAGCGCATGGAAGGAAGATGGAGACCATGAAGCGAAGAAGAAACTAATCGAATATCATTTGCACATCGTTGACTATGTTTCAAGCCGTTTGGCAATCGGTCTTCCGAAGAACGTTTCTAAGGGAGATTTGGCCAGCAATGGGGTAATGGGTCTGATTGACGCCATCGAGAAGTTTGATTACAAACGAGGCCTGCAATTCGAAACCTATGCTTCTTGGCGTGTGCGTGGGGCTATTCTGGACTCGCTGCGCCAGGGGGACTGGGTGCCGCGCTCTGTCCGCGAGAAGGCGAAGAAGATTGAAACTGCATATCAGCAGTTGGAACAGAAGTATTTACGCAGCGTCAGTGATTCCGAGATGAGTGATTACCTTGACGTGACCGAGAAGGAATTCCGGCACATGCTGCAGGAAGTAGCAGTCATGACATTGACATCTCTGGAGGATCCGATCCGCGAGGAGGAGTCTGAGACCCGAATGTCGCTCCTGGTTGATGAGAAAGCGAAAAATCCGGATCACAAGGTCCATGAATTTTACCTGCGAGAAGCCCTGATGAAGGGTATCGGTAAATTAACCCCGAAAGAGCGGACCGTAGTTTCCTTATTATATTATGAGGATTTATCACTCAGCGAAATTGCTGAAGTGATGTCGCTATCACCTTCACGAATATCTCAGCTTCATTCCAAAGCGATTTTGAGACTTCGGGGCGCGCTCGATAAAGATCGGGATTTGCTGATGCAAAACGATTGA
- a CDS encoding chemotaxis protein CheD yields MIEEQSIVKVAMADLNVAGPNGILRTTGLGSCVGLTLYDPVTKIGGMAHVMLPSSAIAREGQLNLAKYADTALPILLNKMRNLGASPARMVAKMAGGAQMFAFAGSGDTMRIGPRNVESCKAGLEQMGITLIAEDTGGNYGRTVELDCATGKFTIRSVQKGIKEL; encoded by the coding sequence ATGATTGAAGAACAAAGCATAGTGAAAGTAGCCATGGCGGATCTGAACGTCGCAGGTCCAAACGGTATTTTACGTACAACGGGACTCGGCTCGTGCGTCGGACTGACGTTGTATGATCCGGTGACGAAGATTGGTGGAATGGCGCATGTGATGCTTCCATCTTCAGCGATTGCCAGAGAAGGGCAGCTAAACCTGGCAAAATACGCCGATACGGCTCTTCCGATCCTGTTGAACAAGATGAGGAATTTGGGTGCTTCCCCGGCACGTATGGTAGCCAAAATGGCGGGGGGAGCCCAAATGTTTGCTTTTGCCGGCTCCGGTGACACCATGCGCATTGGTCCTCGTAATGTGGAGTCCTGCAAGGCTGGGCTCGAGCAGATGGGGATAACGCTAATTGCCGAGGATACCGGAGGAAATTACGGAAGAACCGTTGAGTTGGACTGTGCAACGGGTAAGTTTACAATACGAAGCGTACAAAAGGGCATAAAGGAATTGTAG
- a CDS encoding chemotaxis protein CheC — MELFKHGKEIKMDVLKEVGNIGAGNAATALSRLLNKPIDMAVPKVQLLPFEQIAESVGGSEQLVLAVFLRVEGSAPGNLFFIMSPEAGKNLLQNLAGFEVSDEEQFSEMEQSALCEIGNILSGSYLSSLADLTNLSMTPTVPALAMDMAGAILSYGLLQFGEMGDDALLINTTFLEGQNEVEGQFFLIPDPQSFAQIFEALGVPLEHD, encoded by the coding sequence GTGGAGCTGTTTAAGCATGGCAAGGAAATCAAAATGGATGTTTTGAAGGAAGTTGGAAACATCGGAGCGGGCAATGCGGCAACCGCCCTCTCCCGCTTGCTTAACAAACCGATTGATATGGCTGTTCCCAAAGTTCAACTCCTGCCTTTTGAACAGATTGCCGAAAGTGTAGGAGGGAGCGAACAACTCGTTCTTGCCGTATTTTTACGGGTAGAAGGCAGTGCGCCGGGAAATCTCTTCTTTATTATGAGTCCGGAAGCCGGGAAGAATTTGCTGCAGAATCTGGCGGGCTTTGAAGTGTCGGATGAGGAGCAATTCTCCGAGATGGAGCAGTCCGCATTATGTGAGATCGGAAATATATTGTCAGGCTCGTACTTATCGTCGCTCGCTGATTTGACCAATCTGTCCATGACACCTACGGTGCCAGCTCTCGCGATGGATATGGCAGGTGCCATCTTAAGTTATGGACTGCTGCAGTTCGGAGAAATGGGAGACGATGCCCTCTTAATCAACACGACGTTCCTAGAAGGGCAGAACGAGGTGGAAGGCCAGTTCTTCCTCATACCTGATCCACAATCATTTGCTCAAATTTTCGAAGCTTTAGGAGTGCCCTTAGAGCATGATTGA
- a CDS encoding chemotaxis protein CheW yields MGEEIKVIVFRLGEEEYGIEVDKVQTIERMMPITRVPKTYAFVKGVINLRGVVIPVINLRGRFGLEEVEATDQTRVIIVAVNDMQVGFIVDSASDVIDLNTDSIDNPPEVVGGIKAKYLRGVAKVGEERLLVMLNLSEVLNKSEIIQLEGLEE; encoded by the coding sequence ATGGGAGAAGAAATCAAGGTTATTGTCTTTAGACTTGGCGAGGAAGAATACGGCATCGAGGTAGACAAGGTTCAGACCATTGAGCGAATGATGCCCATTACGCGTGTTCCCAAGACCTATGCTTTCGTAAAAGGGGTTATTAATCTACGCGGCGTCGTCATTCCTGTAATCAATCTGCGCGGCCGCTTTGGATTGGAAGAGGTTGAAGCAACCGATCAAACGCGGGTTATCATCGTGGCGGTCAATGACATGCAGGTAGGTTTTATCGTGGATTCCGCAAGTGATGTCATCGATTTGAATACGGACAGCATTGACAATCCACCTGAGGTTGTCGGCGGAATAAAAGCGAAATATCTTCGCGGTGTCGCGAAGGTAGGAGAGGAGCGCCTTCTCGTCATGCTGAATCTGTCCGAAGTGCTGAACAAAAGTGAGATTATTCAGCTGGAAGGCCTTGAGGAGTAG
- a CDS encoding chemotaxis protein CheA, with amino-acid sequence MDMNQYLTMFIDESNDHLQSLNENMLQLESNPDDIGIVQIIFRSAHTLKGMAATMGYEDLASLTHQMENVLDLVRNEKLKMQDFIFDTLFKSLDALESMVQDITEGGDGKADVSSIVASLQSIVRGEGASSGGAAAEGDNSAVAVQGIELDEFQFSVLDQSISEGHKVLYIQVTLREDCQLKAVRAYMVFETLERSGEIVKTYPDVQEIEQGEFDRVFSLYYITQRETQDIESQILGVSEIETTTVVALDHESLQQMVQESAATAEAVKPQVSEAAPAAVASPEAKSPSAPAKESKAPARNAGGGNPSRTIRVDIERLDVLMNLFSELLIDRVRLEQLASESKNQELTDTVEHMSRVSSDLQNIVLKLRMVPVDTVFNRFPRMVRDLAKTLDKKIDLIITGAETELDRTVIDEIGDPLVHLLRNSADHGVEPVADRIAAGKPETGTVHLRAFHSGNNVFIEIEDDGRGIYRDKILKNALAKGVVTEAEAATMTDDEVNQLLFAPGFSTAEKISDVSGRGVGLDVVKSKIVALGGNVTIYSTPGKGTNFSVQLPLTLSIIAAMLIRMGSEKYAIPLSSIVETGIIKRGQIKHVHGSRMIQFRESLIPVISLSRLFEIPDFDEELEEETEIVVIRKGDRLAALTIDDFIGQSEIVIKNLGKYLPAIQGVSGATILGDGQVALIIDANAFIK; translated from the coding sequence ATGGACATGAATCAATATTTGACAATGTTTATTGATGAGTCAAATGATCATCTGCAATCATTAAATGAAAACATGCTTCAATTAGAAAGCAACCCGGACGATATCGGGATCGTACAGATTATTTTCCGATCGGCTCATACGTTGAAGGGTATGGCAGCAACGATGGGATACGAAGATCTGGCTTCACTTACCCACCAGATGGAAAACGTGCTGGATCTTGTCCGGAACGAAAAGCTAAAGATGCAGGATTTTATCTTTGACACGCTCTTCAAAAGCTTGGACGCTCTTGAATCGATGGTGCAGGATATTACCGAAGGCGGAGACGGGAAAGCGGATGTTTCCTCAATCGTGGCTTCCTTGCAGTCGATTGTACGTGGTGAAGGAGCTTCGTCTGGAGGGGCAGCTGCCGAAGGAGATAACTCCGCTGTGGCCGTCCAAGGAATTGAATTGGATGAGTTTCAATTTTCCGTGCTTGATCAATCAATTTCGGAAGGACATAAGGTTTTATATATACAAGTGACATTGCGAGAGGATTGCCAACTCAAGGCGGTTCGTGCCTACATGGTATTCGAAACGCTGGAAAGATCCGGGGAAATCGTCAAAACGTATCCGGACGTTCAAGAGATTGAACAAGGTGAATTCGATCGCGTATTTTCGTTATATTACATAACGCAAAGAGAAACGCAAGACATTGAAAGCCAGATTCTGGGCGTTTCGGAGATCGAGACTACTACGGTTGTGGCGCTCGATCATGAATCTTTGCAGCAAATGGTTCAGGAGAGTGCGGCAACAGCAGAAGCTGTCAAACCGCAAGTTTCAGAGGCAGCTCCAGCGGCTGTGGCTTCACCGGAAGCCAAGAGTCCTTCAGCGCCTGCCAAAGAGTCCAAGGCACCTGCCCGAAATGCAGGGGGAGGTAATCCTTCGAGAACGATCCGGGTTGATATTGAGCGGCTGGATGTATTAATGAATCTGTTCAGTGAGCTGCTGATTGACCGGGTACGGCTAGAGCAATTGGCCAGTGAGTCCAAGAATCAGGAGCTGACGGACACCGTTGAGCATATGAGCCGCGTGAGCAGCGATTTGCAGAATATCGTCCTGAAGCTGCGCATGGTTCCTGTAGATACGGTGTTTAATCGTTTCCCAAGGATGGTGCGTGACCTTGCTAAAACACTGGACAAGAAGATTGATTTGATTATTACCGGAGCAGAGACGGAGCTGGATCGTACGGTTATTGATGAGATTGGTGACCCGCTGGTCCACTTGCTGCGCAACTCGGCTGACCATGGTGTCGAACCTGTTGCCGACCGCATCGCTGCTGGTAAACCGGAGACCGGTACCGTGCATCTGCGTGCGTTTCATAGCGGCAACAATGTTTTCATTGAGATTGAAGATGACGGACGCGGCATTTACCGTGACAAAATTCTAAAGAACGCGCTGGCAAAAGGCGTTGTGACAGAGGCCGAAGCAGCGACCATGACCGATGACGAGGTCAATCAACTGCTGTTCGCACCGGGATTCAGCACCGCAGAGAAAATTTCGGATGTATCCGGCCGAGGTGTTGGGCTCGACGTTGTTAAATCCAAAATAGTTGCCCTGGGCGGTAACGTCACCATCTACTCGACACCGGGGAAAGGCACGAACTTTTCCGTTCAGCTTCCATTAACGCTGTCTATCATTGCAGCTATGTTAATCCGGATGGGATCTGAAAAATATGCGATTCCGCTTTCCTCCATTGTTGAAACGGGCATCATCAAGCGTGGCCAAATCAAACATGTTCACGGCAGTCGCATGATCCAGTTCCGAGAATCGCTGATTCCGGTCATCTCGCTCAGCCGCTTGTTTGAAATTCCGGATTTTGATGAGGAGCTGGAAGAAGAAACAGAGATCGTTGTAATCCGCAAAGGGGATCGTCTGGCGGCACTTACCATCGATGATTTTATCGGACAGAGTGAAATCGTCATTAAGAATTTGGGTAAATATCTGCCTGCCATTCAGGGAGTATCCGGAGCAACCATTCTAGGGGATGGACAAGTCGCTCTCATTATTGACGCAAATGCATTTATCAAATAA
- a CDS encoding chemotaxis response regulator protein-glutamate methylesterase, with product MKPFRVLVVDDSAFMRKIFSDFIERDPSFQVVGTADNGLDAVRKVKELNPDVITLDVEMPEMNGLDALKFIMESGPRPVIMLSGINEQGMKETILALEAGAFDFIRKPSISNALDIEQVRSELMKQLNAAMQAKQRRALWEEEEQRRRSADITVPLSPKPSDKTLNKKPQLNETRTTVRETDQRSKRMDSPRLPSARTVEKKMPTVTDGAEPSGSKRKRADRKPVADLAPVVLPENEGHQLREAKIPQTTELTDLVAVGCSTGGPRALKAFLEPIPGDFCAPIVIVQHMPPSFTRSLAQRLNSFSQLEVMEAEQGMVLEPGKAYIAPGGSHMRVYRSDSGAYQIRISQDETRNGHRPSVDVLFESLLPLTMIKRHAVLMTGMGSDGARMMKKLYDSGVTSTYAESEQTCVVYGMPRSAVELGCVSHVLPLHDIAPRMVQAVNNGK from the coding sequence ATGAAGCCTTTTCGTGTGCTTGTCGTTGACGATTCCGCATTTATGAGGAAAATCTTTTCCGATTTCATCGAGCGTGACCCATCTTTTCAGGTTGTCGGAACAGCTGATAACGGGCTTGACGCCGTTCGGAAAGTAAAGGAATTGAATCCGGATGTCATTACACTGGATGTAGAAATGCCGGAAATGAACGGCCTGGATGCTCTGAAGTTCATTATGGAATCGGGCCCCCGTCCGGTCATTATGTTGTCCGGCATTAATGAGCAAGGCATGAAAGAGACCATTCTTGCCCTTGAGGCAGGAGCATTTGATTTTATACGAAAGCCTTCCATTTCTAATGCGCTTGATATTGAGCAGGTGCGTTCAGAACTAATGAAGCAACTGAATGCGGCGATGCAGGCTAAACAGCGGAGGGCATTGTGGGAAGAAGAAGAGCAGAGACGACGGAGTGCGGACATAACGGTTCCTCTTTCGCCAAAGCCTTCTGACAAAACGCTGAACAAGAAGCCGCAGCTGAATGAGACGCGAACGACGGTCCGCGAGACTGACCAACGGAGCAAGCGAATGGATTCGCCTCGTTTGCCGTCAGCTCGGACTGTTGAGAAGAAGATGCCTACTGTTACGGACGGCGCCGAGCCCTCTGGTTCAAAGAGAAAACGGGCAGATCGTAAGCCTGTTGCAGACTTAGCTCCAGTCGTGCTTCCAGAGAACGAGGGTCATCAGCTCCGTGAAGCCAAGATACCGCAGACAACGGAATTGACGGATTTGGTTGCGGTGGGCTGCTCCACCGGCGGGCCAAGAGCATTGAAAGCTTTTCTCGAGCCCATTCCCGGCGACTTCTGTGCCCCGATTGTCATCGTTCAACATATGCCGCCGAGTTTTACCAGATCGCTTGCACAGCGCTTGAATTCATTCAGTCAGCTGGAGGTCATGGAAGCAGAACAAGGGATGGTATTGGAACCGGGGAAAGCCTACATTGCACCGGGGGGCAGCCATATGAGGGTTTACCGCTCGGACAGCGGCGCTTACCAAATCAGGATCAGTCAGGATGAGACTCGCAATGGTCACCGTCCGTCTGTAGATGTGCTGTTCGAATCCCTACTGCCGTTGACCATGATCAAACGTCATGCGGTGCTGATGACCGGCATGGGAAGCGATGGAGCGAGAATGATGAAGAAGCTTTACGATTCAGGAGTGACATCCACCTATGCGGAGAGCGAGCAAACCTGCGTCGTATACGGGATGCCAAGATCAGCTGTTGAGCTCGGTTGCGTAAGCCACGTTCTGCCACTTCATGATATTGCACCTAGAATGGTTCAAGCTGTAAATAACGGAAAGTGA